Proteins encoded together in one Lathyrus oleraceus cultivar Zhongwan6 chromosome 5, CAAS_Psat_ZW6_1.0, whole genome shotgun sequence window:
- the LOC127082077 gene encoding plasma membrane ATPase 4 has product MVADIIPADARLLEGDALSVDQSALTGESLPATKNPSDEVFSGSTVKKGEIEAFVIAIGVHTFFGKAAHLVDNTNQVGHFQKVLTAIGNFCICSIAVGILIELIVMYPIQHRKYRDGIDNLLVLLIGGIPIAMPTVLSVTMAIGSHRLSQQGAITKRMTAIEEMAGMDVLCSDKTGTLTLNKLSVDKNLIEVFAKNVEKDYVILLAARASRTENKDAIDAAIVGMLADPKEARAGVREIHFFPFNPVDKRTALTYIDSDGNWHRSSKGAPEQILNLCNCKEDVRKKAHSVIDKFAERGLRSLGVARQEVPEKNKDSPGAPWQFVGLLPLFDPPRHDSAETITRALNLGVNVKMITGDQLAIAKETGRRLGMGTNMYPSSSLLGQSKDAAVAALPVDELIEKADGFAGVFPEHKYEIVKRLQERKHICGMTGDGVNDAPALKRADIGIAVADATDAARGASDIVLTEPGLSVIISAVLTSRAIFQRMKNYTIYAVSITIRIVFGFMFIALIWKFDFAPFMVLIIAILNDGTIMTISKDRVKPSPLPDSWKLKEIFATGVVLGSYMALMTVVFFWLMKDTDFFSDKFGVRSLRKSPDEMMAALYLQVSIISQALIFVTRSRS; this is encoded by the exons ATGGTCGCTG ATATCATTCCTGCGGATGCTCGTCTTCTTGAGGGTGATGCTTTGAGTGTTGATCAGTCTGCTTTAACTGGAGAATCTCTTCCGGCAACAAAGAATCCCTCAGATGAAGTCTTTTCTGGATCAACTGTTAAGAAAGGTGAGATTGAAGCATTTGTTATTGCTATCGGAGTGCACACATTTTTCGGTAAAGCTGCTCACCTTGTTGACAACACCAATCAAGTTGGTCACTTTCAGAAAGTCCTCACAGCAATTGGTAATTTCTGCATTTGCTCAATTGCTGTTGGAATACTGATTGAGCTCATTGTCATGTATCCGATTCAACACCGCAAGTATAGAGATGGAATTGACAATCTTTTGGTTCTTTTGATCGGTGGAATTCCAATTGCTATGCCAACTGTTTTGTCTGTTACTATGGCTATTGGTTCTCACAGGCTTTCTCAGCAAGGTGCAATTACAAAGAGAATGACAGCTATTGAGGAAATGGCAGGAATGGATGTTCTCTGCAGTGACAAAACCGGGACTCTGACCTTAAATAAGTTGTCTGTTGATAAAAATTTGATTGAGGTTTTTGCTAAGAATGTAGAGAAGGATTATGTTATCCTTCTTGCAGCAAGGGCTTCTAGGACTGAGAATAAGGATGCAATAGATGCTGCAATTGTTGGTATGCTTGCTGATCCAAAGGAG GCACGAGCTGGTGTTAGGGAGATTCATTTTTTCCCATTCAACCCTGTAGACAAGAGAACTGCTTTAACCTACATTGACTCTGATGGAAATTGGCATCGATCAAGCAAAGGTGCTCCTGAGCAG ATATTGAACCTCTGCAACTGCAAAGAGGATGTCAGGAAGAAAGCTCATTCCGTAATTGACAAGTTCGCCGAGCGTGGACTCCGTTCTTTGGGTGTTGCTAGACAG GAAGTACCTGAGAAAAATAAAGATAGCCCTGGTGCACCATGGCAATTTGTTGGTCTGTTACCACTATTTGATCCTCCTAGGCATGATAGTGCTGAAACCATCACAAGAGCTCTGAACCTTGGTGTGAATGTTAAGATGATTACCG GTGATCAGCTTGCCATTGCCAAGGAAACTGGCCGAAGGCTTGGGATGGGAACAAACATGTATCCATCTTCGTCATTACTCGGTCAAAGCAAGGATGCTGCTGTTGCAGCTCTTCCAGTTGACGAGTTGATTGAGAAGGCTGATGGATTTGCTGGAGTATTTCCTG AACACAAATATGAAATCGTAAAGAGGCTGCAAGAGAGGAAACATATATGTGGAATGACAGGTGATGGTGTCAACGATGCTCCTGCGCTAAAGAGAGCAGATATTGGAATTGCTGTTGCTGACGCTACAGATGCTGCTAGAGGTGCTTCTGATATTGTCCTTACTGAACCTGGTCTAAGTGTTATTATTAGTGCAGTGCTCACCAGCAGGGCAATTTTCCAAAGGATGAAGAATTATACT ATCTATGCTGTGTCAATCACCATTCGTATTGTG TTTGGTTTCATGTTCATTGCGTTGATCTGGAAGTTTGATTTTGCACCCTTCATGGTGTTGATTATCGCCATACTGAATGATG GTACCATTATGACAATATCCAAGGATAGAGTGAAACCATCTCCACTACCAGACAGTTGGAAACTGAAAGAGATATTTGCTACCGGTGTTGTGCTAGGTAGCTACATGGCATTAATGACAGTAGTATTTTTCTGGCTCATGAAGGATACCGACTTCTTCTCG GACAAGTTTGGTGTGAGGTCTCTCAGAAAAAGCCCTGATGAAATGATGGCAGCCCTCTACCTACAAGTCAGTATTATAAGCCAGGCCCTAATTTTTGTCACCAGGTCCCGTAGCTGA